One region of Tamandua tetradactyla isolate mTamTet1 chromosome 6, mTamTet1.pri, whole genome shotgun sequence genomic DNA includes:
- the LOC143687793 gene encoding C-C motif chemokine 3-like, protein MPTSFCLSSTMKVLTALLFFLLCTTALCSPGSYSGQDRVHTPSICCLSLISQPIPCKSVIAYFRTSSTCSKPGIIFLTKKNRQICVNPSDAWVQECIRDLDQHA, encoded by the exons ATGCCCACATCCTTCTGCCTGTCCAGCACCATGAAGGTCCTCACAgctctcctttttttcctcctctgcACCACAGCCCTCTGCTCTCCAGGCTCCTACTCTGGGCAAG ACAGGGTTCATACCCCATCCATCTGCTGCCTCTCACTTATCTCCCAGCCGATACCCTGCAAAAGCGTGATTGCCTATTTTAGGACCAGCAGCACATGCTCCAAACCCGGTATCAT CTTTCTCACCAAAAAGAACCGGCAGATCTGTGTCAATCCCAGCGATGCTTGGGTCCAGGAATGCATCAGAGACCTGGATCAGCATGCTTGA